In Rhodococcus sp. OK302, one genomic interval encodes:
- a CDS encoding ABC transporter permease, with amino-acid sequence MSISIADSGIRLGLLCLAMAVLAAVIYRFTHLGSVRAVPGAVVRGALQLAAISVILAAALAHIWSAVLVLIGMFGAASYTAARRSLAGISGAWLSVAVASGVGVVLPLMLVSGVVPLEGVALVPIGGIVMGGAMTATSLAAKRGLDAIDGRYGEVEAALSLGFSQRDARWEVARTAGADALLPGLDQTRTVGLVTLPGAFVGVLLATGSAVQAGAVQILVLAGLLLAQTCSVAVALELVARGFVYRNRAVRPTRVR; translated from the coding sequence ATGAGCATTTCGATAGCCGACTCCGGAATCCGGTTGGGACTGCTCTGTCTCGCAATGGCCGTACTGGCGGCCGTGATCTATCGCTTCACTCACCTCGGTAGCGTCCGCGCCGTTCCCGGCGCGGTGGTGCGCGGAGCATTGCAGCTCGCAGCGATCTCCGTGATCCTGGCTGCGGCCCTCGCGCACATCTGGTCGGCGGTGCTCGTTCTCATCGGAATGTTCGGTGCAGCATCATATACCGCGGCACGACGATCCCTGGCCGGAATCTCCGGTGCATGGTTGAGCGTTGCGGTGGCGTCGGGAGTCGGTGTTGTGCTTCCCCTGATGCTGGTTTCCGGGGTCGTGCCCCTCGAAGGCGTGGCGCTGGTGCCGATCGGTGGAATCGTGATGGGCGGTGCCATGACGGCAACGTCGTTGGCTGCCAAGCGTGGTCTCGACGCCATCGACGGACGATACGGAGAAGTGGAAGCCGCTCTCAGCCTTGGCTTCTCGCAGCGGGATGCGCGATGGGAAGTGGCTCGCACCGCGGGTGCCGACGCCTTGCTGCCCGGGCTGGACCAAACCCGAACCGTTGGCCTCGTGACATTGCCCGGTGCGTTTGTCGGTGTACTGCTTGCCACGGGTTCGGCAGTGCAAGCCGGCGCCGTCCAAATCCTCGTGTTGGCAGGATTGCTGCTGGCTCAAACCTGCTCGGTGGCAGTGGCGTTGGAATTGGTGGCGCGGGGATTTGTCTATCGAAACCGGGCTGTCAGGCCGACGCGAGTGCGTTGA
- a CDS encoding MFS transporter — protein MSDIAEWTETEQSPAPSGDNHAKRWLILAVLGIAQLMVVLDATIVNIALPAAQRSLEFGDSDRQWIITAYALAFGSLLLLGGRLSDLFGRRRTFIVGLIGFAVTSAIGGAAVNFEMLVAARAGQGVFGALLAPAALSLLTVTFTDPAERAKAFGIFGAVAGAGGAVGLLLGGALTEWVDWRWCLFVNLFFAAIALVGAVILFAPHVATSDRPKLDIPGTILVAISLFSIVFGFSKAESDGWSSGPTIAWLSTGVVFMAAFIYWQTKSDHPLLPLRVVADRIRAGAYLAIFLSGIGMFAVFLFLTYYMQLILGYTPIATGLAFMPMVAGIVTAATLSTAVFLPRFGPRILIPSGMVIAAIGLTILAQISVDSTYAVHIMPGLIVTGLGMGTIFAPSMQGATSGVRYEDAGVASATVNTMQQVGGSIGTALLSTIAASASTKYLVGREMNPLTQAQAAVESYTTTFYWAAAIFVVGAVLTGLVIRSGLLPSAPEGELVLAH, from the coding sequence ATGTCAGACATTGCTGAGTGGACTGAAACCGAGCAGTCCCCGGCGCCTTCAGGGGACAACCACGCAAAACGGTGGCTGATTCTCGCGGTTCTGGGAATTGCGCAGCTCATGGTGGTCTTGGATGCCACCATCGTCAACATCGCGCTGCCGGCTGCGCAGCGCTCACTGGAGTTCGGGGATTCCGATCGTCAGTGGATCATCACGGCCTACGCCTTGGCCTTCGGCAGCTTGCTGCTGCTCGGCGGTCGGCTGAGCGACCTGTTCGGTCGCAGGCGCACCTTCATCGTCGGCCTGATCGGTTTTGCGGTCACCTCGGCCATCGGTGGTGCCGCCGTCAACTTCGAGATGCTTGTCGCCGCACGTGCGGGTCAAGGTGTCTTTGGTGCACTTCTTGCACCGGCGGCGCTGTCCTTGCTGACGGTGACCTTCACCGACCCGGCTGAACGCGCAAAGGCCTTCGGAATCTTCGGTGCCGTTGCCGGCGCCGGTGGCGCTGTCGGACTACTGCTCGGCGGTGCGCTCACCGAATGGGTCGACTGGCGCTGGTGCCTCTTCGTCAATCTCTTCTTCGCGGCAATCGCATTGGTCGGAGCTGTGATCTTGTTCGCGCCCCACGTCGCGACCAGTGACAGGCCGAAACTCGACATCCCGGGAACAATCCTGGTGGCGATCAGCTTGTTCAGCATCGTCTTCGGATTCTCCAAGGCAGAGTCCGACGGCTGGAGTTCAGGCCCCACCATCGCGTGGCTGAGTACGGGCGTCGTCTTCATGGCCGCATTCATCTACTGGCAGACCAAGTCCGACCATCCGTTGCTTCCGCTGCGCGTGGTAGCCGACAGGATTCGTGCCGGCGCGTACCTGGCCATATTCCTTTCCGGCATAGGCATGTTCGCGGTCTTCCTGTTCCTGACCTACTACATGCAGCTGATCCTCGGCTACACGCCGATCGCTACCGGACTGGCCTTCATGCCGATGGTTGCGGGAATCGTCACCGCGGCCACACTGTCGACGGCAGTGTTCCTGCCCAGATTCGGTCCGCGAATCCTCATCCCGAGCGGAATGGTGATCGCTGCAATCGGATTGACAATTCTGGCGCAGATTTCCGTCGACAGCACCTATGCCGTCCACATCATGCCCGGACTCATCGTGACGGGCCTCGGTATGGGCACCATCTTCGCGCCGTCGATGCAGGGCGCCACCTCGGGAGTTCGATACGAGGACGCCGGAGTTGCCTCGGCGACGGTCAATACGATGCAGCAGGTAGGCGGTTCCATCGGTACCGCACTGCTCAGCACTATCGCAGCATCGGCGTCCACCAAGTATCTGGTCGGCCGCGAGATGAATCCGCTGACACAAGCGCAGGCAGCCGTCGAAAGTTACACAACGACGTTCTATTGGGCCGCAGCCATTTTCGTGGTCGGCGCAGTGTTGACGGGGCTGGTCATCCGCAGTGGTCTGCTTCCGTCGGCACCTGAGGGTGAATTGGTCCTCGCGCACTGA
- a CDS encoding NAD(P)H-binding protein encodes MKVVIFGATGMVGNSVLRECLDDPRIDTVVTVGRNASITTDAKVIDVVHRDLLNLTAVEADLAGSDACFFCLGASSAGMDEPDYTRVTRDITLSAATTLSRLNAQTVFVYVSGESADSTETSRTMWKRVRGGVENALLALPLNVYIFRPGFIRPRPGSPSKTWWYKAFYTISVPLYPLLKRMLPGSVTTSENIGKAMIALAVNTPDLPDRVLHSDRINALASA; translated from the coding sequence ATGAAGGTTGTTATTTTCGGGGCGACGGGAATGGTGGGCAACAGCGTTCTGCGCGAATGCCTGGATGATCCACGAATCGACACTGTTGTCACCGTCGGCCGCAACGCGTCCATCACTACCGACGCGAAGGTCATCGACGTCGTTCATCGCGATCTGCTCAATCTGACGGCAGTCGAAGCAGATCTGGCTGGATCCGACGCCTGCTTCTTCTGCCTCGGTGCGTCCTCCGCGGGAATGGACGAACCTGATTACACCAGGGTCACTCGTGACATCACGCTCTCGGCCGCAACAACGCTCTCACGCTTGAATGCCCAGACGGTGTTCGTCTACGTGTCCGGCGAGAGCGCCGACTCCACCGAGACCAGCCGGACAATGTGGAAACGGGTACGCGGCGGAGTCGAGAATGCACTGCTCGCACTCCCCCTCAACGTCTACATCTTCAGACCGGGATTCATCCGTCCACGCCCGGGATCACCGTCAAAAACCTGGTGGTACAAAGCGTTCTACACAATCTCGGTACCGCTCTATCCGCTGTTGAAAAGGATGCTGCCGGGCAGTGTCACCACCAGCGAGAACATCGGAAAAGCCATGATCGCCCTCGCTGTGAACACCCCGGATCTTCCCGATCGTGTTCTACACAGCGACAGGATCAACGCACTCGCGTCGGCCTGA
- a CDS encoding GtrA family protein — translation MSTSDIWVGSNPTSVVGRQKGGISAKLTGLLTGDRAFVQLIRFALVGGISNILYFGAFLALHGDGVLLANAVGAVLSTILANELHRRLTFHAADRVHWFTAQWEGGGLALIGLAASSAAISALGFLLPGVSGVLQAGFVIGVSALVGGLRFVALRGWVF, via the coding sequence ATGAGCACGTCTGACATCTGGGTCGGGAGCAATCCGACCTCGGTGGTAGGTAGGCAAAAGGGTGGCATCTCGGCGAAATTGACGGGACTCCTCACCGGTGATCGCGCATTCGTTCAGCTCATTCGGTTCGCTCTTGTCGGCGGAATCAGCAACATCCTCTACTTCGGTGCCTTCCTTGCGCTTCACGGCGACGGTGTCCTTCTCGCAAATGCTGTCGGCGCAGTGCTCAGCACCATCCTGGCCAACGAACTTCACCGCCGGCTCACCTTCCACGCCGCTGATCGCGTCCACTGGTTCACCGCACAGTGGGAAGGCGGCGGACTTGCGCTGATCGGATTGGCGGCCAGTTCGGCGGCCATCAGCGCGTTGGGTTTCCTTCTCCCCGGGGTCTCGGGTGTTCTGCAGGCCGGATTCGTGATCGGTGTGAGCGCCCTCGTCGGAGGCCTGCGCTTTGTTGCCCTTCGCGGTTGGGTGTTCTGA
- a CDS encoding flavin-containing monooxygenase has product MSIEHLDVVIVGAGLSGIGAAYRLQTELPGKSYTILEARSNSGGTWDLFKYPGIRSDSDMFTLGYPFRPWTDAKAIADGPSILRYVRDTARENGIDQKIRYNQKVVAASWSSETATWTATIASGDRIHVLTCNFLYLCSGYYSYDAGYTPDFPGLETFGGTVVHPQFWPEDLDYADKKVVVIGSGATAVTLVPTMSRTAEHVTMLQRSPSYILSLPSSDKIADSVRKILPDKLAHSIVRWKSVLINLGFYQLCRRSPARAKKILRLAAKRQLPQDVPLDPHFTPTYDPWDQRLCVVPDGDLFKALRSGKASIETDTIDTFTETGIRLSSGTELEADIIVTATGLKMEACGGMTIEVDGEAVTLGERYVYKGMMISGVPNFALCVGYTNASWTLRADLTSMYVCRLLSEMEKRGHTTCVPQVNEDMDQRPILDLASGYVMRAVEQFPKQGSKSPWNMRQNYILDRLHSTLGNLEDHMEFSGPASLTPASVGKPSGRVTR; this is encoded by the coding sequence ATGAGCATCGAACACCTCGACGTAGTGATTGTCGGCGCCGGACTGTCCGGCATCGGTGCGGCGTATCGCCTCCAGACCGAGCTTCCCGGAAAGTCTTACACAATCCTCGAAGCCCGCTCGAACAGCGGTGGAACCTGGGATCTGTTCAAGTACCCCGGCATTCGCTCGGACTCCGACATGTTCACTCTCGGCTATCCGTTCCGTCCGTGGACGGACGCCAAGGCAATTGCCGACGGCCCGTCCATCCTTCGTTACGTCCGCGACACCGCTCGCGAGAACGGCATCGATCAAAAAATTCGGTACAACCAGAAGGTGGTAGCGGCATCGTGGTCGTCCGAGACCGCTACCTGGACGGCCACCATCGCCAGCGGCGATCGTATTCACGTTCTGACCTGCAATTTTCTGTATCTCTGCAGTGGGTACTACAGCTATGACGCGGGCTACACACCAGATTTCCCCGGACTCGAGACGTTTGGCGGGACGGTGGTACATCCGCAGTTCTGGCCGGAGGATCTCGATTACGCCGACAAGAAGGTTGTTGTCATCGGAAGTGGCGCTACCGCAGTCACTTTGGTTCCGACGATGTCGCGCACAGCCGAGCACGTCACGATGCTGCAGCGGTCCCCGTCGTACATCCTGTCTCTTCCGTCGAGCGACAAGATTGCTGATTCCGTCCGCAAGATCTTGCCGGACAAGCTGGCACACAGCATAGTTCGATGGAAAAGTGTTCTGATCAATCTCGGGTTCTACCAACTGTGTCGACGCAGCCCGGCGCGGGCCAAAAAGATCCTCAGGTTGGCAGCCAAGAGACAACTGCCCCAAGATGTTCCGCTCGATCCACATTTCACGCCGACGTACGATCCGTGGGATCAGCGCCTGTGCGTCGTCCCCGACGGGGATCTGTTCAAGGCCCTTCGCTCCGGCAAGGCGTCCATTGAGACGGATACCATCGACACCTTCACCGAGACCGGCATCAGACTCTCGTCGGGTACCGAACTGGAAGCCGACATCATCGTCACCGCAACAGGTTTGAAGATGGAAGCCTGCGGCGGCATGACCATCGAGGTGGATGGCGAGGCAGTGACGCTGGGCGAGCGATACGTGTACAAGGGCATGATGATCAGTGGAGTTCCGAACTTTGCCCTGTGCGTCGGATATACCAACGCATCGTGGACTTTGCGCGCAGATCTGACGTCGATGTACGTGTGCCGGTTACTTTCCGAGATGGAGAAGCGCGGTCACACGACGTGCGTTCCCCAGGTGAATGAAGACATGGATCAGCGGCCCATTCTCGATCTTGCGTCCGGATACGTGATGCGCGCCGTCGAACAGTTTCCGAAGCAAGGTTCGAAGTCGCCGTGGAACATGCGTCAGAACTACATTCTGGACCGACTTCACTCCACCCTGGGGAACCTGGAAGACCACATGGAGTTCTCGGGTCCGGCATCTCTCACCCCCGCATCCGTCGGCAAACCGTCCGGTAGGGTTACCAGATAA
- a CDS encoding TetR/AcrR family transcriptional regulator has protein sequence MPTTHPDAPGAGISADCTPPRLRADAKANLERILHSARAVFGAQGLDATLADVARHAGVGVGTVYRRFASKDELIQALFDTRCAEIESLATISLEAPDAWAGLVHYLEEISLRMSDNRGFGDLLMDSRFESDAFSKARASITRSTAALVNRAKEQGTLRSDFEINDVPLLMQTIKMAQNFGGDEAPQAYRRVLGFMIDGLCSSRSAPRELPVPALSTDQLDHVLHRCRSASDGGC, from the coding sequence ATGCCGACAACACACCCCGACGCGCCTGGTGCGGGAATCTCGGCCGACTGCACGCCACCGCGCCTGCGCGCCGACGCAAAAGCCAACCTCGAGCGCATCCTCCACTCCGCTCGAGCAGTCTTCGGCGCCCAAGGCCTCGACGCCACCCTGGCCGACGTCGCGCGCCATGCCGGCGTGGGAGTCGGAACTGTCTACCGACGGTTCGCCAGCAAAGACGAACTGATCCAGGCTCTCTTCGACACCCGCTGCGCCGAGATCGAATCCCTCGCGACCATCTCCCTCGAGGCGCCCGACGCTTGGGCCGGCCTCGTCCACTATCTCGAAGAAATTTCACTGCGCATGTCCGACAACCGCGGTTTCGGCGACCTCCTCATGGACAGCCGCTTCGAGTCCGACGCGTTTTCCAAGGCCCGCGCGAGCATCACTCGCAGCACCGCCGCCCTCGTCAATCGCGCCAAGGAGCAGGGAACGCTGCGCAGCGACTTCGAGATCAATGACGTCCCTCTCCTGATGCAGACAATCAAGATGGCGCAGAACTTCGGCGGCGACGAAGCCCCTCAGGCGTACCGACGAGTGCTCGGGTTCATGATCGACGGACTGTGCAGCTCACGGTCCGCGCCCCGCGAGCTTCCGGTTCCTGCGCTCAGTACCGATCAACTCGACCATGTCCTGCATCGCTGCCGATCAGCTTCCGACGGCGGCTGCTGA